A stretch of the Phycodurus eques isolate BA_2022a chromosome 15, UOR_Pequ_1.1, whole genome shotgun sequence genome encodes the following:
- the wu:fi75a02 gene encoding uncharacterized protein wu:fi75a02 isoform X2: MLSRPPPGVTPSPALLLADKDVDGATQTPPPHALHHHHHHHHHHHHHPGPQLSCPCSSLLPRLLSAHRMEVRRLLRGALVSLGRRVDALERTGGRRRRRRRNDGSPRTMAVDGAKATDASSSCRWSSFALEGPPLRTGCGQSEQRNGEEGRGVKRMRKSHGGGEEEAEDEDRGRFVGRMAVCRTGGGATDRAPLTLFNFDPRRRTEGGHSVKAIGVVVRQNGYSSSCQTAFDFLRAFSSQSQAWSAARCQWRFSDFTPPPPSPRADGGSRLGAAPVLRLSVVAVATMAAPRGETGWNPRRPLRDRTAPPGLGLDHCYIQAADLRQRWTRRRANHGARKRLLAPPLPPCSADVVSPLLPTAQSEAGSKEKAKRVSQIRIRRACPRETPLTPMGLPKVKRLKKKEFSVEEIYTNKNYKYPSNNRSLETIFEEPQEKGGSLLLIGQQRRRRLLLFPDFTQPRKRKRPLGVGLPVAAVPRKRAVRRQQRAGVGGADERSDLDVMLVERLSALEDFLTRQGLDV; this comes from the exons ATGCTGTCCCGCCCCCCGCCAGGAGTGACTCCGTCTCCTGCGCTCCTATTGGCTGACAAAGATGTGGATGGAGCCACACAaacac CTCCTCCTCATGCCcttcatcaccaccaccaccaccatcaccaccatcatcaccaTCCCGGTCCACAGCTCAGCTGCCCTTGCTCGTCCCTGTTGCCCCGCCTCCTGTCGGCCCACAGGATGGAGGTGCGGCGCCTCCTGCGGGGGGCGCTGGTGTCGCTCGGGCGGCGAGTGGACGCGCTGGAAAGGACGGgcggcaggaggaggaggaggaggaggaacgaCGGGAGCCCGAGGACGATGGCGGTAGATGGAGCCAAAG ctACGGACGCATCCTCTTCCTGTCGCTGGTCTTCGTTTGCACTCGAAGGCCCGCCTCTTCGGACTGGCTGCGGCCAATCGGAGCAAAGGAACGGAGAGGAGGGGAGGGGTGTcaagaggatgaggaagagccacggaggaggagaagaagaagcggaAGATGAGGACCGCGGGAGGTTCGTCGGCCGCATGGCCGTCTGCCGGACGGGTGGCGGAGCTACCGACCGCGCGCCCCTGACGCTCTTCAACTTTGACCCCAGAAGACGGACGGAAGGCGGCCACTCTGTGAAGGCCATCGGCGTTGTCGTCAGGCAGAACGGCTACAG CTCCTCCTGCCAGACCGCTTTTGACTTCCTGCGAGCCttcagcagccaatcacaggcctgGTCCGCCGCCCGCTGCCAATGGCGCTTTTCCGACTTCACGCCCCCTCCCCCGTCCCCGCGCGCCGACGGCGGCTCTCGACTCGGTGCCGCGCCCGTGCTGCGGCTGTCCGTGGTCGCCGTGGCGACCATGGCCGCGCCGAGGGGGGAGACCGGCTGGAATCCCCGGCGGCCGCTGAGAGACCGGACGGCCCCGCCCGGTCTCGGCCTCGATCACTG TTACATCCAAGCAGCTGATCTCAG GCAGCGATGGACTAGGAGACGAGCCAATCACGGTGCTCGGAAGCGCCTCCTCGCCCCGCCTCTCCCGCCGTGCTCTGCCGACGTCGTCTCGCCTCTGCTCCCGACCGCCCAATCGGAAGCTGGCTCCAAGgag AAAGCCAAGCGCGTTTCGCAGATCCGAATCCGCCGAGCGTGCCCACGCGAGACGCCACTCACGCCAATGGGGCTGCCCAAGGTCAAAAG GTTGAAGAAGAAGGAGTTCAGTGTGGAGGAGATTTACACCAACAAGAACTACAAATATCCCAGCAACAACAG GAGTCTGGAGACCATCTTTGAGGAGCCTCAGGAGAAGGGTGGATCCTTGCTTCTGATTGGCCAGCAGAGGCGGCGCAGGCTCCTCCTCTTTCCCGACTTCACTCAGCCCAGGAAAAGGAAAAGACCGCTAG GTGTCGGACTTCCTGTCGCCGCGGTGCCAAGAAAGCGCGCCGTCCGGCGTCAGCAGCGCGCGGGGGTCGGCGGCGCCGACGAGCGCTCGGACCTGGACGTGATGCTGGTGGAGAGGCTGAGCGCGCTGGAAGACTTCCTGACTCGTCAGGGCTTGGACgtgtga
- the wu:fi75a02 gene encoding uncharacterized protein wu:fi75a02 isoform X4, which translates to MLSRPPPGVTPSPALLLADKDVDGATQTPPPHALHHHHHHHHHHHHHPGPQLSCPCSSLLPRLLSAHRMEVRRLLRGALVSLGRRVDALERTGGRRRRRRRNDGSPRTMAVDGAKGNATDASSSCRWSSFALEGPPLRTGCGQSEQRNGEEGRGVKRMRKSHGGGEEEAEDEDRGRFVGRMAVCRTGGGATDRAPLTLFNFDPRRRTEGGHSVKAIGVVVRQNGYRQRWTRRRANHGARKRLLAPPLPPCSADVVSPLLPTAQSEAGSKEKAKRVSQIRIRRACPRETPLTPMGLPKVKRLKKKEFSVEEIYTNKNYKYPSNNRSLETIFEEPQEKGGSLLLIGQQRRRRLLLFPDFTQPRKRKRPLGVGLPVAAVPRKRAVRRQQRAGVGGADERSDLDVMLVERLSALEDFLTRQGLDV; encoded by the exons ATGCTGTCCCGCCCCCCGCCAGGAGTGACTCCGTCTCCTGCGCTCCTATTGGCTGACAAAGATGTGGATGGAGCCACACAaacac CTCCTCCTCATGCCcttcatcaccaccaccaccaccatcaccaccatcatcaccaTCCCGGTCCACAGCTCAGCTGCCCTTGCTCGTCCCTGTTGCCCCGCCTCCTGTCGGCCCACAGGATGGAGGTGCGGCGCCTCCTGCGGGGGGCGCTGGTGTCGCTCGGGCGGCGAGTGGACGCGCTGGAAAGGACGGgcggcaggaggaggaggaggaggaggaacgaCGGGAGCCCGAGGACGATGGCGGTAGATGGAGCCAAAGGTAACG ctACGGACGCATCCTCTTCCTGTCGCTGGTCTTCGTTTGCACTCGAAGGCCCGCCTCTTCGGACTGGCTGCGGCCAATCGGAGCAAAGGAACGGAGAGGAGGGGAGGGGTGTcaagaggatgaggaagagccacggaggaggagaagaagaagcggaAGATGAGGACCGCGGGAGGTTCGTCGGCCGCATGGCCGTCTGCCGGACGGGTGGCGGAGCTACCGACCGCGCGCCCCTGACGCTCTTCAACTTTGACCCCAGAAGACGGACGGAAGGCGGCCACTCTGTGAAGGCCATCGGCGTTGTCGTCAGGCAGAACGGCTACAG GCAGCGATGGACTAGGAGACGAGCCAATCACGGTGCTCGGAAGCGCCTCCTCGCCCCGCCTCTCCCGCCGTGCTCTGCCGACGTCGTCTCGCCTCTGCTCCCGACCGCCCAATCGGAAGCTGGCTCCAAGgag AAAGCCAAGCGCGTTTCGCAGATCCGAATCCGCCGAGCGTGCCCACGCGAGACGCCACTCACGCCAATGGGGCTGCCCAAGGTCAAAAG GTTGAAGAAGAAGGAGTTCAGTGTGGAGGAGATTTACACCAACAAGAACTACAAATATCCCAGCAACAACAG GAGTCTGGAGACCATCTTTGAGGAGCCTCAGGAGAAGGGTGGATCCTTGCTTCTGATTGGCCAGCAGAGGCGGCGCAGGCTCCTCCTCTTTCCCGACTTCACTCAGCCCAGGAAAAGGAAAAGACCGCTAG GTGTCGGACTTCCTGTCGCCGCGGTGCCAAGAAAGCGCGCCGTCCGGCGTCAGCAGCGCGCGGGGGTCGGCGGCGCCGACGAGCGCTCGGACCTGGACGTGATGCTGGTGGAGAGGCTGAGCGCGCTGGAAGACTTCCTGACTCGTCAGGGCTTGGACgtgtga
- the wu:fi75a02 gene encoding uncharacterized protein wu:fi75a02 isoform X1, translated as MLSRPPPGVTPSPALLLADKDVDGATQTPPPHALHHHHHHHHHHHHHPGPQLSCPCSSLLPRLLSAHRMEVRRLLRGALVSLGRRVDALERTGGRRRRRRRNDGSPRTMAVDGAKGNATDASSSCRWSSFALEGPPLRTGCGQSEQRNGEEGRGVKRMRKSHGGGEEEAEDEDRGRFVGRMAVCRTGGGATDRAPLTLFNFDPRRRTEGGHSVKAIGVVVRQNGYSSSCQTAFDFLRAFSSQSQAWSAARCQWRFSDFTPPPPSPRADGGSRLGAAPVLRLSVVAVATMAAPRGETGWNPRRPLRDRTAPPGLGLDHCYIQAADLRQRWTRRRANHGARKRLLAPPLPPCSADVVSPLLPTAQSEAGSKEKAKRVSQIRIRRACPRETPLTPMGLPKVKRLKKKEFSVEEIYTNKNYKYPSNNRSLETIFEEPQEKGGSLLLIGQQRRRRLLLFPDFTQPRKRKRPLGVGLPVAAVPRKRAVRRQQRAGVGGADERSDLDVMLVERLSALEDFLTRQGLDV; from the exons ATGCTGTCCCGCCCCCCGCCAGGAGTGACTCCGTCTCCTGCGCTCCTATTGGCTGACAAAGATGTGGATGGAGCCACACAaacac CTCCTCCTCATGCCcttcatcaccaccaccaccaccatcaccaccatcatcaccaTCCCGGTCCACAGCTCAGCTGCCCTTGCTCGTCCCTGTTGCCCCGCCTCCTGTCGGCCCACAGGATGGAGGTGCGGCGCCTCCTGCGGGGGGCGCTGGTGTCGCTCGGGCGGCGAGTGGACGCGCTGGAAAGGACGGgcggcaggaggaggaggaggaggaggaacgaCGGGAGCCCGAGGACGATGGCGGTAGATGGAGCCAAAGGTAACG ctACGGACGCATCCTCTTCCTGTCGCTGGTCTTCGTTTGCACTCGAAGGCCCGCCTCTTCGGACTGGCTGCGGCCAATCGGAGCAAAGGAACGGAGAGGAGGGGAGGGGTGTcaagaggatgaggaagagccacggaggaggagaagaagaagcggaAGATGAGGACCGCGGGAGGTTCGTCGGCCGCATGGCCGTCTGCCGGACGGGTGGCGGAGCTACCGACCGCGCGCCCCTGACGCTCTTCAACTTTGACCCCAGAAGACGGACGGAAGGCGGCCACTCTGTGAAGGCCATCGGCGTTGTCGTCAGGCAGAACGGCTACAG CTCCTCCTGCCAGACCGCTTTTGACTTCCTGCGAGCCttcagcagccaatcacaggcctgGTCCGCCGCCCGCTGCCAATGGCGCTTTTCCGACTTCACGCCCCCTCCCCCGTCCCCGCGCGCCGACGGCGGCTCTCGACTCGGTGCCGCGCCCGTGCTGCGGCTGTCCGTGGTCGCCGTGGCGACCATGGCCGCGCCGAGGGGGGAGACCGGCTGGAATCCCCGGCGGCCGCTGAGAGACCGGACGGCCCCGCCCGGTCTCGGCCTCGATCACTG TTACATCCAAGCAGCTGATCTCAG GCAGCGATGGACTAGGAGACGAGCCAATCACGGTGCTCGGAAGCGCCTCCTCGCCCCGCCTCTCCCGCCGTGCTCTGCCGACGTCGTCTCGCCTCTGCTCCCGACCGCCCAATCGGAAGCTGGCTCCAAGgag AAAGCCAAGCGCGTTTCGCAGATCCGAATCCGCCGAGCGTGCCCACGCGAGACGCCACTCACGCCAATGGGGCTGCCCAAGGTCAAAAG GTTGAAGAAGAAGGAGTTCAGTGTGGAGGAGATTTACACCAACAAGAACTACAAATATCCCAGCAACAACAG GAGTCTGGAGACCATCTTTGAGGAGCCTCAGGAGAAGGGTGGATCCTTGCTTCTGATTGGCCAGCAGAGGCGGCGCAGGCTCCTCCTCTTTCCCGACTTCACTCAGCCCAGGAAAAGGAAAAGACCGCTAG GTGTCGGACTTCCTGTCGCCGCGGTGCCAAGAAAGCGCGCCGTCCGGCGTCAGCAGCGCGCGGGGGTCGGCGGCGCCGACGAGCGCTCGGACCTGGACGTGATGCTGGTGGAGAGGCTGAGCGCGCTGGAAGACTTCCTGACTCGTCAGGGCTTGGACgtgtga
- the wu:fi75a02 gene encoding uncharacterized protein wu:fi75a02 isoform X3: MWMEPHKHVCVCVFERETQWSDTAPPHALHHHHHHHHHHHHHPGPQLSCPCSSLLPRLLSAHRMEVRRLLRGALVSLGRRVDALERTGGRRRRRRRNDGSPRTMAVDGAKGNATDASSSCRWSSFALEGPPLRTGCGQSEQRNGEEGRGVKRMRKSHGGGEEEAEDEDRGRFVGRMAVCRTGGGATDRAPLTLFNFDPRRRTEGGHSVKAIGVVVRQNGYSSSCQTAFDFLRAFSSQSQAWSAARCQWRFSDFTPPPPSPRADGGSRLGAAPVLRLSVVAVATMAAPRGETGWNPRRPLRDRTAPPGLGLDHCYIQAADLRQRWTRRRANHGARKRLLAPPLPPCSADVVSPLLPTAQSEAGSKEKAKRVSQIRIRRACPRETPLTPMGLPKVKRLKKKEFSVEEIYTNKNYKYPSNNRSLETIFEEPQEKGGSLLLIGQQRRRRLLLFPDFTQPRKRKRPLGVGLPVAAVPRKRAVRRQQRAGVGGADERSDLDVMLVERLSALEDFLTRQGLDV, from the exons ATGTGGATGGAGCCACACAaacacgtatgtgtgtgtgtgtttgagagagaGACCCAATGGAGTGATACAG CTCCTCCTCATGCCcttcatcaccaccaccaccaccatcaccaccatcatcaccaTCCCGGTCCACAGCTCAGCTGCCCTTGCTCGTCCCTGTTGCCCCGCCTCCTGTCGGCCCACAGGATGGAGGTGCGGCGCCTCCTGCGGGGGGCGCTGGTGTCGCTCGGGCGGCGAGTGGACGCGCTGGAAAGGACGGgcggcaggaggaggaggaggaggaggaacgaCGGGAGCCCGAGGACGATGGCGGTAGATGGAGCCAAAGGTAACG ctACGGACGCATCCTCTTCCTGTCGCTGGTCTTCGTTTGCACTCGAAGGCCCGCCTCTTCGGACTGGCTGCGGCCAATCGGAGCAAAGGAACGGAGAGGAGGGGAGGGGTGTcaagaggatgaggaagagccacggaggaggagaagaagaagcggaAGATGAGGACCGCGGGAGGTTCGTCGGCCGCATGGCCGTCTGCCGGACGGGTGGCGGAGCTACCGACCGCGCGCCCCTGACGCTCTTCAACTTTGACCCCAGAAGACGGACGGAAGGCGGCCACTCTGTGAAGGCCATCGGCGTTGTCGTCAGGCAGAACGGCTACAG CTCCTCCTGCCAGACCGCTTTTGACTTCCTGCGAGCCttcagcagccaatcacaggcctgGTCCGCCGCCCGCTGCCAATGGCGCTTTTCCGACTTCACGCCCCCTCCCCCGTCCCCGCGCGCCGACGGCGGCTCTCGACTCGGTGCCGCGCCCGTGCTGCGGCTGTCCGTGGTCGCCGTGGCGACCATGGCCGCGCCGAGGGGGGAGACCGGCTGGAATCCCCGGCGGCCGCTGAGAGACCGGACGGCCCCGCCCGGTCTCGGCCTCGATCACTG TTACATCCAAGCAGCTGATCTCAG GCAGCGATGGACTAGGAGACGAGCCAATCACGGTGCTCGGAAGCGCCTCCTCGCCCCGCCTCTCCCGCCGTGCTCTGCCGACGTCGTCTCGCCTCTGCTCCCGACCGCCCAATCGGAAGCTGGCTCCAAGgag AAAGCCAAGCGCGTTTCGCAGATCCGAATCCGCCGAGCGTGCCCACGCGAGACGCCACTCACGCCAATGGGGCTGCCCAAGGTCAAAAG GTTGAAGAAGAAGGAGTTCAGTGTGGAGGAGATTTACACCAACAAGAACTACAAATATCCCAGCAACAACAG GAGTCTGGAGACCATCTTTGAGGAGCCTCAGGAGAAGGGTGGATCCTTGCTTCTGATTGGCCAGCAGAGGCGGCGCAGGCTCCTCCTCTTTCCCGACTTCACTCAGCCCAGGAAAAGGAAAAGACCGCTAG GTGTCGGACTTCCTGTCGCCGCGGTGCCAAGAAAGCGCGCCGTCCGGCGTCAGCAGCGCGCGGGGGTCGGCGGCGCCGACGAGCGCTCGGACCTGGACGTGATGCTGGTGGAGAGGCTGAGCGCGCTGGAAGACTTCCTGACTCGTCAGGGCTTGGACgtgtga
- the LOC133413498 gene encoding molybdopterin synthase catalytic subunit isoform X1, whose amino-acid sequence MTARCQNNPDDGVPPPIFSSKMAAPEKGRDIFKLSRDRLSAEEAAAAVGSASCGAVALFIGMTREDCPDGRKVMGLEYEAYEAMVHSELARLCRDIRARWPAVVHICVHHRLGWVKVGEASVVAAISSPHRREGHQAMALLLDGLKAGAPVWKKRSRSEDGTLTWIVSEAQLGFLRSPTSGFSRRLSPTTTRSSVTSPHSNPPRR is encoded by the exons ATGACTGCGCGC TGTCAAAACAATCCGGACGATGGCGTCCCACCTCCGATCTTCTCTTCCAAGATGGCGGCACCCGAGAAGGGGAGGGACATCTTCAAGCTGAGCCGCGATCGGCTGTCGGCGGAGGAAGCGGCGGCGGCCGTCGGCAGCGCTTCCTGCGGAGCCGTCGCTCTCTTCATAG GGATGACGCGTGAGGACTGTCCGGACGGCAGGAAGGTGATGGGCCTGGAGTACGAGGCGTACGAGGCCATGGTCCACTCGGAGCTCGCCAGGCTGTGCCGGGACATCAGAGCGCGCTGGCCCGCCGTCGTGCACATCTGCGTGCACCACCGCCTCGG GTGGGTGAAAGTGGGCGAGGCCAGCGTGGTGGCGGCCATCTCGTCGCCTCACCGCCGCGAAGGTCACCAGGCGATGGCTCTCCTGCTTGACGGGCTGAAGGCCGGCGCCCCCGTGTGGAAGAAG CGGTCAAGGTCTGAAGACGGAACCTTGACCTGGATCGTGTCGGAGGCTCAACTCGGCTTTCTTCGGAGCCCGACCTCCGGTTTTTCCCGCCGTTTGAGTCCAACGACGACACGAAGCAGCGTGACGTCGCCTCACTCGAACCCTCCTCGACGCTGA
- the LOC133413498 gene encoding molybdopterin synthase catalytic subunit isoform X3, with translation MTARMAAPEKGRDIFKLSRDRLSAEEAAAAVGSASCGAVALFIGMTREDCPDGRKVMGLEYEAYEAMVHSELARLCRDIRARWPAVVHICVHHRLGWVKVGEASVVAAISSPHRREGHQAMALLLDGLKAGAPVWKKRSRSEDGTLTWIVSEAQLGFLRSPTSGFSRRLSPTTTRSSVTSPHSNPPRR, from the exons ATGACTGCGCGC ATGGCGGCACCCGAGAAGGGGAGGGACATCTTCAAGCTGAGCCGCGATCGGCTGTCGGCGGAGGAAGCGGCGGCGGCCGTCGGCAGCGCTTCCTGCGGAGCCGTCGCTCTCTTCATAG GGATGACGCGTGAGGACTGTCCGGACGGCAGGAAGGTGATGGGCCTGGAGTACGAGGCGTACGAGGCCATGGTCCACTCGGAGCTCGCCAGGCTGTGCCGGGACATCAGAGCGCGCTGGCCCGCCGTCGTGCACATCTGCGTGCACCACCGCCTCGG GTGGGTGAAAGTGGGCGAGGCCAGCGTGGTGGCGGCCATCTCGTCGCCTCACCGCCGCGAAGGTCACCAGGCGATGGCTCTCCTGCTTGACGGGCTGAAGGCCGGCGCCCCCGTGTGGAAGAAG CGGTCAAGGTCTGAAGACGGAACCTTGACCTGGATCGTGTCGGAGGCTCAACTCGGCTTTCTTCGGAGCCCGACCTCCGGTTTTTCCCGCCGTTTGAGTCCAACGACGACACGAAGCAGCGTGACGTCGCCTCACTCGAACCCTCCTCGACGCTGA
- the LOC133413498 gene encoding molybdopterin synthase catalytic subunit isoform X5, translating into MTARCQNNPDDGVPPPIFSSKMAAPEKGRDIFKLSRDRLSAEEAAAAVGSASCGAVALFIGMTREDCPDGRKVMGLEYEAYEAMVHSELARLCRDIRARWPAVVHICVHHRLGWVKVGEASVVAAISSPHRREGHQAMALLLDGLKAGAPVWKKEVYEDRRASWKENAECAWAGGCRGNASPDTP; encoded by the exons ATGACTGCGCGC TGTCAAAACAATCCGGACGATGGCGTCCCACCTCCGATCTTCTCTTCCAAGATGGCGGCACCCGAGAAGGGGAGGGACATCTTCAAGCTGAGCCGCGATCGGCTGTCGGCGGAGGAAGCGGCGGCGGCCGTCGGCAGCGCTTCCTGCGGAGCCGTCGCTCTCTTCATAG GGATGACGCGTGAGGACTGTCCGGACGGCAGGAAGGTGATGGGCCTGGAGTACGAGGCGTACGAGGCCATGGTCCACTCGGAGCTCGCCAGGCTGTGCCGGGACATCAGAGCGCGCTGGCCCGCCGTCGTGCACATCTGCGTGCACCACCGCCTCGG GTGGGTGAAAGTGGGCGAGGCCAGCGTGGTGGCGGCCATCTCGTCGCCTCACCGCCGCGAAGGTCACCAGGCGATGGCTCTCCTGCTTGACGGGCTGAAGGCCGGCGCCCCCGTGTGGAAGAAG GAAGTGTACGAGGACCGCCGGGCCAGCTGGAAGGAGAACGCCGAGTGCGCCTGGGCCGGCGGTTGCCGTGGAAACGCAAGCCCCGACACACCCTGA
- the LOC133413498 gene encoding molybdopterin synthase catalytic subunit isoform X4: protein MNMAAPEKGRDIFKLSRDRLSAEEAAAAVGSASCGAVALFIGMTREDCPDGRKVMGLEYEAYEAMVHSELARLCRDIRARWPAVVHICVHHRLGWVKVGEASVVAAISSPHRREGHQAMALLLDGLKAGAPVWKKRSRSEDGTLTWIVSEAQLGFLRSPTSGFSRRLSPTTTRSSVTSPHSNPPRR, encoded by the exons ATGAAC ATGGCGGCACCCGAGAAGGGGAGGGACATCTTCAAGCTGAGCCGCGATCGGCTGTCGGCGGAGGAAGCGGCGGCGGCCGTCGGCAGCGCTTCCTGCGGAGCCGTCGCTCTCTTCATAG GGATGACGCGTGAGGACTGTCCGGACGGCAGGAAGGTGATGGGCCTGGAGTACGAGGCGTACGAGGCCATGGTCCACTCGGAGCTCGCCAGGCTGTGCCGGGACATCAGAGCGCGCTGGCCCGCCGTCGTGCACATCTGCGTGCACCACCGCCTCGG GTGGGTGAAAGTGGGCGAGGCCAGCGTGGTGGCGGCCATCTCGTCGCCTCACCGCCGCGAAGGTCACCAGGCGATGGCTCTCCTGCTTGACGGGCTGAAGGCCGGCGCCCCCGTGTGGAAGAAG CGGTCAAGGTCTGAAGACGGAACCTTGACCTGGATCGTGTCGGAGGCTCAACTCGGCTTTCTTCGGAGCCCGACCTCCGGTTTTTCCCGCCGTTTGAGTCCAACGACGACACGAAGCAGCGTGACGTCGCCTCACTCGAACCCTCCTCGACGCTGA
- the LOC133413498 gene encoding molybdopterin synthase catalytic subunit isoform X2, with the protein MNCQNNPDDGVPPPIFSSKMAAPEKGRDIFKLSRDRLSAEEAAAAVGSASCGAVALFIGMTREDCPDGRKVMGLEYEAYEAMVHSELARLCRDIRARWPAVVHICVHHRLGWVKVGEASVVAAISSPHRREGHQAMALLLDGLKAGAPVWKKRSRSEDGTLTWIVSEAQLGFLRSPTSGFSRRLSPTTTRSSVTSPHSNPPRR; encoded by the exons ATGAAC TGTCAAAACAATCCGGACGATGGCGTCCCACCTCCGATCTTCTCTTCCAAGATGGCGGCACCCGAGAAGGGGAGGGACATCTTCAAGCTGAGCCGCGATCGGCTGTCGGCGGAGGAAGCGGCGGCGGCCGTCGGCAGCGCTTCCTGCGGAGCCGTCGCTCTCTTCATAG GGATGACGCGTGAGGACTGTCCGGACGGCAGGAAGGTGATGGGCCTGGAGTACGAGGCGTACGAGGCCATGGTCCACTCGGAGCTCGCCAGGCTGTGCCGGGACATCAGAGCGCGCTGGCCCGCCGTCGTGCACATCTGCGTGCACCACCGCCTCGG GTGGGTGAAAGTGGGCGAGGCCAGCGTGGTGGCGGCCATCTCGTCGCCTCACCGCCGCGAAGGTCACCAGGCGATGGCTCTCCTGCTTGACGGGCTGAAGGCCGGCGCCCCCGTGTGGAAGAAG CGGTCAAGGTCTGAAGACGGAACCTTGACCTGGATCGTGTCGGAGGCTCAACTCGGCTTTCTTCGGAGCCCGACCTCCGGTTTTTCCCGCCGTTTGAGTCCAACGACGACACGAAGCAGCGTGACGTCGCCTCACTCGAACCCTCCTCGACGCTGA
- the ugcg gene encoding ceramide glucosyltransferase, whose protein sequence is MALAEVAMQGLAVFGLLLFAVLWLMHFMSIIYVRLHLHKKRSEVKQPAGVSLLKPLKGVDPNLVANLETFFTMDYPKYEVLLCVQDQDDPAVDVCKKLLGKYPGVDARLFIGGKKVGINPKINNLMPGYEGAKYGLVWICDSGIRVKADTLTDLTNQMTEKVGLVHGLPYVADRQGFAATLEQVYFGTSHPRSYISANVMGIKCVTGMSCLMRKDVLDQAGGLVAFAQYIAEDYFMAKAIADRGWKFSMATQVALQNSGSYSIGQFQSRLIRWTKLRINMLPGTVLEPVSECFLASLIIGWAAHHVFRWDMMVFFMCHCLAWFIADYVQLTGVQGGPPSFSKLDFAVAWFIRESMAVQIFLSALWDPTISWRTGRYRLRCGGTAEEILDV, encoded by the exons ATGGCCCTGGCGGAGGTCGCCATGCAGGGCCTGGCCGTGTTCGGCTTGCTGCTGTTCGCGGTGCTGTGGCTTATGCACTTCATGTCCATCATTTACGT gcGCCTGCATCTGCACAAGAAAAGGTCGGAGGTCAAGCAGCCGGCCGGCGTGTCTCTGCTGAAGCCGCTGAAGGGCGTCGACCCCAACCTCGTCGCCAACCTGGAGACCTTCTTCACCATGGACTACCCCAAG TACGAGGTGCTGCTGTGCGTTCAGGACCAGGACGACCCGGCGGTGGACGTTTGTAAGAAACTCTTGGGGAAGTACCCCGGCGTGGACGCGCGCCTCTTCATCG GGGGCAAGAAGGTGGGCATCAACCCCAAGATAAACAACCTGATGCCAGGCTACGAGGGCGCCAAGTACGGCCTGGTGTGGATCTGCGACAGCGGCATCCGAG TGAAAGCGGACACGCTGACAGATctgaccaatcagatgacagaaaagGTCGGCCTGGTGCACGGCCTGCCGTACGTCGCCGACCGCCAGGGCTTCGCCGCTACGCTGGAGCAG GTCTACTTCGGGACGTCGCACCCGCGCTCGTACATTTCGGCCAACGTGATGGGCATCAAGTGCGTGACGGGAATGTCGTGTTTGATGCGAAAGGACGTCCTGGACCAGGCGGGGGGCCTGGTGGCCTTCGCGCAGTACATCGCCGAAGATTACTTCATGGCCAAAGCCATCGCCGACAG AGGCTGGAAGTTCTCCATGGCGACGCAGGTGGCCTTGCAGAATTCGGGCTCCTACTCCATTGGCCAGTTCCAGTCCCGCTTGATCAG GTGGACCAAGCTGCGCATCAACATGCTTCCCGGCACCGTGCTGGAGCCCGTGTCCGAGTGCTTCCTGGCCAGCCTCATCATCGGCTGGGCCGCGCATCACGTCTTCAG gtGGGACATGATGGTGTTCTTCATGTGTCATTGTTTGGCGTGGTTCATCGCCGACTACGTTCAACTCACCGGAGTGCAG GGCGGGCCGCCGAGCTTCTCCAAGCTGGACTTCGCCGTGGCGTGGTTCATCCGCGAGTCCATGGCGGTGCAGATCTTCCTCTCGGCGCTGTGGGATCCCACCATCAGCTGGCGGACCGGCCGGTACCGGCTCCGATGCGGCGGCACCGCCGAGGAGATCCTGGACGTGTAG